A single region of the Gossypium arboreum isolate Shixiya-1 chromosome 12, ASM2569848v2, whole genome shotgun sequence genome encodes:
- the LOC108479157 gene encoding UDP-glycosyltransferase 83A1-like gives MAVRRGHVIVIPHAAQGHLAPLMKLSLQIAAHGVKVTLVNTEFIHEKVMASLPAKALEEDQKPPISLVSIPDGLEPDDDRRDYVKMTESMRRVMPGHFMKLIENINSRSNGDEKISCVLADTAAGWALEVAEKMGIKRAAVLLSGPASMALALHVPKLVEAGILDSDGTLKTDKPITLSEDIPSWSSGELSWSCSDDPVMQKLLFAYVSTAAKTFKFAEQILCNSFHELDPSAMKLIPKALPIGPFSTTNHFETFAGNLWPEDSTCLNWLDKQTPGSVIYIALGSTTMLSPNQVGELALGLELTTLPFLWVVRSNMTDGSTAEFPKGFMEKVADRAKLVQWAPQEKVLAHPSVSCFVSHCGWNSTLEGLTMGVPFLCWPYFADQFHNRTYICDVWKIGLGLEKDENGIITRNELSSKINTLLSSDEIKANSFQLKGVARKSVAEGGSSFKNFKGFIDQI, from the exons ATGGCGGTCAGGCGAGGACATGTAATAGTGATACCCCACGCAGCACAAGGCCATTTAGCTCCTCTCATGAAGTTATCACTCCAAATCGCCGCTCATGGAGTGAAAGTGACGTTAGTTAACACCGAATTCATTCACGAAAAAGTGATGGCTTCCTTACCGGCAAAAGCTTTGGAAGAAGACCAGAAGCCGCCGATAAGTTTAGTTTCGATCCCTGATGGATTGGAACCTGACGATGATCGACGGGATTACGTTAAGATGACGGAAAGTATGCGGAGAGTTATGCCTGGTCATTTCATGAAGTTGATCGAGAATATTAATAGTAGGAGTAACGGTGATGAGAAAATCAGTTGTGTTTTGGCTGATACGGCAGCCGGATGGGCGCTTGAAGTGGCGGAGAAAATGGGAATCAAACGAGCGGCGGTGCTTCTCTCTGGACCGGCATCTATGGCACTGGCACTGCATGTTCCAAAGCTTGTTGAAGCTGGAATTTTAGATAGTGATG GAACACTAAAAACAGATAAACCGATCACACTTTCAGAAGATATCCCATCATGGAGTAGCGGTGAGCTGTCATGGAGTTGCAGTGACGACCCAGTGATGCAGAAACTTCTATTTGCATATGTTTCAACCGCTGCCAAAACTTTCAAATTTGCAGAACAGATTCTTTGCAACTCATTTCATGAGCTCGATCCATCTGCCATGAAATTGATCCCCAAAGCCTTACCCATTGGCCCTTTTTCCACAACCAATCATTTCGAAACCTTTGCTGGAAATTTATGGCCTGAAGACTCTACTTGCTTAAACTGGCTCGATAAACAAACCCCAGGCTCAGTCATTTACATAGCATTGGGAAGCACAACCATGTTGAGTCCAAACCAAGTGGGTGAACTCGCACTCGGCCTTGAACTCACTACTCTCCCATTTTTATGGGTGGTGAGGTCCAACATGACTGACGGTTCAACAGCGGAGTTCCCTAAAGGTTTCATGGAGAAAGTGGCGGATCGTGCCAAATTGGTGCAGTGGGCGCCTCAGGAAAAGGTGTTGGCTCACCCTAGTGTGTCTTGTTTCGTGAGCCACTGCGGTTGGAATTCCACCTTGGAAGGTCTAACAATGGGGGTTCCTTTTCTTTGTTGGCCATACTTTGCGGATCAGTTCCATAACCGAACCTATATCTGTGATGTTTGGAAGATTGGTCTTGGATTGGAAAAAGATGAAAATGGGATTATTACAAGGAATGAACTGAGTTCCAAGATCAATACACTGCTCTCTTCTGATGAAATAAAAGCAAATTCATTTCAACTCAAGGGAGTTGCTAGAAAAAGTGTGGCTGAAGGTGGGTcttctttcaaaaattttaaaggcTTCATTGACCAGATTTAA